In Rutidosis leptorrhynchoides isolate AG116_Rl617_1_P2 chromosome 2, CSIRO_AGI_Rlap_v1, whole genome shotgun sequence, one genomic interval encodes:
- the LOC139889578 gene encoding uncharacterized protein, giving the protein MGSSITKFGHLQIPLEDVLEATNNFDDKNVISHDGLGKLYKGKLLRSGKWVNIAARRFDSKHKPGIDFLREISVLSRLKHDNIVSIIGFCDEKGEKVIINKYEAEGSLEMHLSKPSLTWVQRLKICIGVARALSYIHYEDGRSYSQIHRNINSSMILLDDKFEPKLSGFEYSIRCSDIYSFGVVLWEIIYERKAFIPDEFDRYLAPLAEFRFENNQVDAILRFLNGEIGRSSLIPFMQSAYLCTNDKRAQRPEMNFIVNQLEKALEFQLQYESLYRPNLERLTSQLSHMKIRLRDIRLATDHFSWTYYRLPTMFYDVYRARPKDWDKRNSSSVEQQRNKSERLERRTTVFIKRLRPREDKSEEKVFGTDIEMLTTCKHRNIGTLLGFCDEDEEKILVIEAASKGLLSEYFLSHLHRDKSVLSWEKRLKICLDVAYGLKYLHHEMEDQKSVIMCHFTSSSISLDENFGAKIVYLGSSMFLPPNQKFLQLNSFCGTIFYSDPQYHEEGKLTRKSDVYTFGVVLFEILCGRLAHDEMYLKESKAGLVDVARRCFVKGTLMEIIDPSIITEAKKNSIDTFVEIAYRCVAETQAQRPDMKSVVNKLEKVLELQLRNTESEISNFSHLKIPLEDVLEATENFDEKNVIRHGGLGKVYKGKLLRSGKWVKIAACRLDSKHKLGIEFLTEISALCSLKHENIVSLIGFCDEKGEKVIINKLEEKGSLAMYLSKPTLTWVQRFKICVGVARALSYMHYQDGRSYSVIHCNINSSTILLDDKFEPKLSGFEYSIHRSVHEMDKVLITEAIGTTGYVDPAILKTGGVTYKSDIYAFGVVLFEILFMREAFIPDEFDRFLAPLARFVYENSIVDGIQPFRNNEIGWMSLSNFLRVAYICSCHEGAQRPNMKSIVNDLEKVLEFQLQHEKFYVRASFCYHIFVC; this is encoded by the exons ATGGGATCTTCAATCACAAAGTTTGGTCACTTACAAATCCCACTTGAAGACGTCCTAGAAGCCACCAACAACTTTGATGATAAAAATGTCATCAGCCATGATGGGTTAGGCAAGCTTTATAAAGGAAAGCTATTGCGGTCCGGGAAGTGGGTCAATATTGCTGCACGGAGATTCGACAGTAAGCATAAGCCAGGAATCGACTTCTTACGAGAGATTTCTGTGCTTTCTAGGCTCAAGCATGATAATATAGTTTCTATTATCGGGTTTTGTGATGAAAAAGGCGAGAAGGTGATCATAAACAAGTATGAGGCTGAGGGAAGCCTCGAGATGCATCTAAGCAAGCCAAGTCTGACATGGGTTCAAAGACTAAAGATATGTATTGGTGTTGCTCGTGCATTAAGTTACATCCATTATGAGGATGGACGTAGTTACTCTCAGATACACCGTAACATCAACAGCTCTATGATATTGTTGGATGATAAGTTCGAGCCCAAGTTATCTGGATTTGAATATTCCATCCGCTGTTCGGACATCTACTCATTTGGTGTTGTTTTATGGGAAATAATATACGAGAGGAAAGCATTTATTCCTGATGAATTTGATAGGTATCTAGCTCCACTGGCCGAATTTCGTTTTGAAAACAATCAAGTTGATGCGATCCTACGTTTCCTTAATGGTGAAATAGGCAGGAGCTCACTCATTCCTTTCATGCAATCAGCATATTTATGCACAAATGATAAGCGAGCACAACGCCCAGAGATGAACTTTATtgtcaatcaacttgagaaagcgtTGGAGTTTCAGCTGCAGTATGAAAGTCTTTAT AGACCCAACTTGGAACGCTTGACATCTCAACTCAGTCACATGAAGATTAGACTCAGGGATATACGTTTAGCCACCGACCACTTTTCTTGGACATACTACCGTCTTCCAACCATGTTCTATGACGTGTATAGAGCAAGACCTAAAGACTGGGATAAAAGGAATTCTTCCTCTGTAGAACAACAGAGGAATAAAAGTGAACGTCTCGAGAGACGCACCACTGTCTTTATTAAACGCCTACGCCCTAGAGAAGACAAAAGTGAAGAAAAAGTATTCGGTACTGACATTGAAATGCTTACAACTTGTAAGCATCGCAACATAGGCACTCTACTTGGATTCTGTGATGAAGATGAAGAGAAGATCCTTGTCATTGAGGCTGCTTCTAAAGGATTACTTTCTGAGTATTTTTTAAGCCACTTACACAGAGACAAATCTGTTCTTAGTTGGGAAAAACGTTTGAAAATATGCCTTGATGTTGCGTATGGATTAAAGTACCTACACCATGAGATGGAAGACCAAAAGTCAGTGATAATGTGTCATTTCACTTCATCCTCAATTAGTTTAGATGAGAATTTTGGGGCAAAGATTGTTTACCTTGGGAGCTCGATGTTCCTTCCTCCTAATCAAAAGTTTCTTCAATTGAATTCGTTTTGTGGCACTATATTTTACAGTGATCCACAATATCATGAGGAAGGTAAGTTAACAAGAAAATCAGATGTATATACTTTCGGAGTAGTTTTGTTTGAAATTTTATGTGGAAGGTTGGCACACGATGAAATGTACCTGAAGGAGAGTAAAGCCGGGCTAGTAGATGTGGCACGCAGGTGCTTCGTTAAGGGAACACTAATGGAAATAATAGATCCTTCAATAATTACGGAAGCAAAAAAAAACTCTATAGACACATTTGTAGAAATTGCATATCGGTGTGTGGCTGAAACTCAAGCCCAACGTCCAGATATGAAGTCTGTTGTCAACAAACTTGAGAAAGTGTTGGAGCTTCAGCTGCG AAACACGGAATCGGAAATCTCGAATTTTAGTCACTTGAAAATCCCACTTGAAGACGTCCTAGAAGCCACCGAAAACTTTGATGAGAAAAATGTGATTAGGCATGGTGGGTTGGGTAAGGTTTATAAAGGAAAGCTCTTGAGGTCCGGGAAGTGGGTCAAAATTGCAGCATGCAGATTAGACAGTAAGCATAAGCTAGGAATCGAGTTCTTGACAGAGATTTCTGCACTTTGTAGTCTGAAGCATGAAAACATAGTCTCTCTTATCGGGTTTTGTGATGAAAAAGGGGAGAAGGTGATCATAAACAAGCTTGAGGAGAAGGGAAGTCTCGCGATGTATCTAAGCAAGCCAACCTTGACGTGGGTTCAACGATTCAAGATATGTGTTGGTGTTGCGCGTGCATTAAGCTATATGCATTATCAGGATGGGCGTAGTTACTCTGTGATACATTGTAATATTAATAGCTCTACAATCTTATTAGACGATAAGTTTGAGCCCAAGTTATCTGGGTTTGAATATTCCATCCACCGTTCAGTGCATGAGATGGATAAGGTTCTCATCACGGAAGCTATTGGTACAACAGGGTATGTGGACCCAGCGATACTTAAGACTGGAGGGGTGACCTACAAGTCGGACATTTACGCATTTGGTGTtgttttatttgaaatattattcatGAGGGAAGCATTTATTCCGGATGAATTTGATAGGTTTCTAGCTCCACTGGCCAGATTTGTTTATGAGAACAGCATAGTTGATGGGATCCAACCTTTTCGTAATAATGAAATAGGATGGATGTCACTCTCTAATTTCCTACGAGTAGCATATATTTGCTCATGTCATGAGGGTGCTCAACGCCCAAATATGAAGTCTATTGTCAATGATCTTGAGAAAGTGTTGGAGTTTCAGCTGCAGCATGAAAAGTTCTATGTAAGAGCCTCCTTTTGCTATCACATTTTTGTGTGTTAA
- the LOC139892904 gene encoding uncharacterized protein, giving the protein MLTTCKHRNIVTLLGFCDEDNEKILVVEDASNGYLDKYLTNQENKSVLTWEKRLEICLDIAYGLKYLHHEMENQKSVIIHDFNTISIALDENLGAKIEDFKLSMFLPPNQHSLQLKSYRGHAFYMDPEYEKTGKLTRGSDVHIFGVILFEMLCARLAWDDMYKKESEAGLVYVVRRCYLKGTLMEIIDPLIIKKANKDSIDTFVEIAYQCVAETPDQRPDMKSIVNKLEKALELQLRIMESSITKFSDLQIPLEEVLEATNNFDEKNVIGHGGLGKVYKGKLLQSGKWVKVAARRFDRKHKHAIEFLREISVLSRLKHENIVYILGFCDEGGEKVIINKLEAKGSLEMHLSKPSLTWVQRLKICIGVARALSYIHYEDGRNHSLIHRNINSSTILLNNKFEPKLSGFEYSIHRAVHQIDEVLITEAIGTPGYVDPSIEKSGGLTYKSDIYSFGVVLFEVLYMRKAFLPYEFDRFLAPLARFHYENKTDEMIQPFHNKEIDHRSLFTLQAAAYSCTNDERAQRPDMKSIVYKLEKALELQLHYEKLYRPNLEHLTSEQSHMKIRLADISLATDNFSQKYFYHSTDYYDLYRAELEEDWDKKNSASVEQQRNKSERPERCTTVFIKRLRPREDKREEQEEVFSTEIEMLTTCKHRNIVTLLGFCDEDSEKIIVVEDASNGYLIEYLTKFKDKSVLTWEKRLKICLDLAYGLKYLHHEMEDQKSVIIRNFCTISIALDENLGAKIVDFGHSMFLPPNQDSLKFSSFFGTPFYIDPEYQKTGKLRRKSDVYTFGVILFEILCGRVAYNEMYVNESKGGLVDVARRCYLKGTLMEIVDPSIIKEATDDNNLVITKGPIKDSIDTFADIAYRCVDEYQKKRPTMEVVVKELEKALSFQEPTQCQEHSDQVVDGFELIHENLANLFGHLRIRLSDILLATNNFSEGYRIRFDKNYYYYRAELEHFDQEKFGFVKEKNRSELPKKRSTVLIKRLHGEYKDGKRLLYNEIEMLTTCKHPNIVTLVGFCDEDLEMILVFEIPIFERLHELLLHEEKSIMLTWSKRLRICLDIAYGLKYLHYEKEDQKMISHSGNMSTALGMSITVGNMSLSVVVDENFGAKIFDFSYSKFLRPNRNDFYFDQDFLNKTCNDFLGTGKSDRETDVYCFGGFLFKISCGKFGVDKLPIMSDEVEPAPVARKCFYNGILKEMIDPLIMEERCDNNFSLFSGPNENSLDAFMKIAVACTDSTPEKRPTMKVVVAKLEKALAYQENHKDPLWISLEDVKSATGNFHDKHCVGQGGFGKVYKGKLPQGDHTIVAKLLDIRGGQGEKQFLNELHILSEYKHKNIISLVGYCVKNDAKIIVYEYASRGSLDRYLNDIRLTWTARLNICIDVATALDFLHRGVGKQATVIHRDIKTDNILLNDEWHAKLADFGLSLISAIGKETDYVIDHACGTEGYVDPLYLKSRFLTKESDIYSFGVVLFEILCGRSTFMIRKHEGVYLPVFIKDKFEKGLQDDVVFEDIKAQINPEALNVFQMIAYKCLNEKREERPKAKEVVEQLKKAMELQMSRGNRASSSSTDISNFLARLKLE; this is encoded by the exons ATGCTTACAACTTGTAAGCATCGCAACATAGTCACTCTACTTGGATTTTGTGATGAGGATAATGAAAAGATCCTTGTCGTTGAGGATGCTTCTAATGGATACCTTGATAAGTATTTGACAAACCAAGAAAATAAATCTGTTCTTACATGGGAAAAACGTTTGGAAATATGTCTTGATATTGCATATGGTTTAAAGTACCTACACCATGAGATGGAAAACCAAAAGAGTGTGATAATCCATGATTTCAATACAATCTCAATTGCTTTAGATGAGAATTTGGGGGCAAAGATTGAAGACTTTAAGCTCTCGATGTTCCTTCCTCCTAACCAACATTCTCTTCAATTGAAATCGTATCGTGGCCATGCATTTTACATGGATCCAGAATATGAAAAGACAGGTAAGTTAACAAGAGGTTCAGATGTACATATTTTCGGAGTAATTTTGTTTGAAATgttatgtgcaaggttggcctgggATGATATGTACAAGAAGGAGAGTGAAGCTGGGCTGGTATATGTGGTACGTAGATGCTACCTTAAGGGAACACTCATGGAAATAATAGATCCTTTAATCATTAAAAAGGCAAACAAAGATTCTATAGACACATTTGTAGAAATCGCGTATCAGTGTGTGGCTGAAACACCAGACCAACGTCCAGATATGAAGTCTATTGTCAACAAACTTGAGAAAGCGTTGGAGCTTCAGCTGCG GATCATGGAATCTTCAATCACGAAATTTAGTGACTTACAAATCCCGCTTGAAGAAGTCCTAGAAGCCACAAACAACTTCGATGAGAAAAATGTCATCGGCCATGGTGGGTTGGGCAAGGTCTATAAAGGAAAGCTCTTACAGTCTGGGAAGTGGGTGAAAGTTGCTGCTCGTAGATTTGACCGTAAGCACAAACACGCCATTGAGTTCTTGAGAGAGATTTCTGTGCTTTCTAGGCTCAAGCATGAAAATATAGTCTATATTCTCGGGTTTTGTGATGAAGGAGGCGAGAAGGTGATCATAAACAAGCTCGAAGCCAAAGGAAGCCTCGAGATGCATTTAAGCAAGCCAAGTCTGACATGGGTTCAAAGACTAAAGATATGTATTGGTGTCGCGCGTGCATTAAGTTACATCCATTATGAGGATGGACGTAATCACTCTCTGATACATCGTAACATCAATAGCTCTACAATCTTATTAAATAATAAGTTTGAGCCCAAGTTGTCTGGCTTTGAATATTCCATCCACCGTGCAGTACATCAGATAGATGAGGTTCTCATCACGGAAGCTATTGGTACACCAGGGTATGTGGACCCATCGATAGAAAAGTCTGGAGGTTTGACCTACAAGTCGGACATTTACTCATTTGGTGTTGTTTTATTTGAAGTATTATACATGAGGAAAGCCTTTCTTCCTTATGAATTTGATAGGTTTCTAGCTCCACTGGCGAGATTTCATTATGAAAACAAAACAGATGAGATGATTCAACCTTTCCATAATAAAGAAATAGACCACAGATCACTCTTTACTTTACAGGCAGCAGCATATTCTTGCACAAATGATGAGCGAGCACAACGCCCAGATATGAAGTCTATTGTCTATAAACTTGAAAAAGCGTTGGAGCTTCAGCTGCACTACGAAAAGCTTTAT AGACCCAACTTGGAACACTTGACATCTGAACAGAGTCACATGAAGATCAGACTCGCGGATATAAGTTTAGCCACCGACAACTTTTCTCAGAAATACTTCTATCATTCAACCGACTACTATGACTTGTATAGAGCAGAACTTGAAGAAGACTGGGATAAAAAGAATTCTGCTTCTGTAGAACAACAGAGGAATAAAAGTGAACGTCCCGAGAGATGTACCACTGTCTTTATTAAACGCCTACGCCCTAGAGAAGACAAGAGAGAAGAACAAGAAGAAGTATTCAGTACAGAAATTGAAATGCTTACAACTTGTAAGCATCGCAACATAGTCACTCTACTTGGATTTTGTGATGAAGATTCCGAGAAGATCATTGTCGTTGAGGATGCTTCTAATGGATACCTTATTGAGTATTTGACAAAATTCAAAGATAAGTCTGTTCTTACTTGGGAAAAACGTTTGAAAATATGTCTTGATCTTGCGTACGGATTAAAGTACCTACACCATGAGATGGAAGACCAAAAGTCGGTAATAATCCGTAATTTCTGTACAATCTCAATTGCTTTAGATGAGAATTTGGGAGCAAAGATTGTTGACTTTGGGCACTCGATGTTCCTTCCGCCGAACCAAGATTCTCTTAAATTTAGTTCATTTTTTGGCACTCCATTTTACATTGATCCAGAATATCAGAAGACAGGTAAGTTAAGAAGGAAATCAGATGTGTATACTTTCGGGGTAATTTTGTTTGAAATTTTATGTGGAAGGGTGGCCTACAATGAAATGTACGTGAATGAGAGTAAAGGTGGGCTGGTAGATGTGGCACGTAGATGCTACCTTAAGGGAACACTAATGGAAATTGTAGATCCTTCAATAATTAAGGAAGCAACTGATGACAACAATTTAGTTATAACTAAAGGTCCCATTAAGGATTCTATAGACACATTTGCAGATATTGCATATCGGTGTGTGGATGAATATCAAAAGAAACGTCCAACAATGGAAGTCGTTGTCAAAGAGCTTGAGAAAGCATTATCGTTTCAA GAACCAACACAATGCCAAGAACATTCCGACCAAGTTGTGGATGGATTTGAATTGATACATGAAAATTTG GCAAATCTCTTTGGCCATCTTCGTATTCGACTCAGTGAcatattgttggccaccaataactTTTCTGAGGGATACCGCATTAGATTTGACAAAAATTATTACTATTACAGAGCAGAACTTGAGCATTTTGATCAAGAAAAGTTTGGCTTTGTAAAAGAGAAGAATAGAAGTGAACTACCCAAGAAACGCTCCACTGTACTTATTAAACGCCTCCATGGAGAATACAAAGATGGGAAAAGGTTATTGTATAATGAAATTGAAATGCTTACAACTTGTAAGCATCCTAACATAGTCACTCTTGTTGGATTTTGTGATGAAGATCTCGAGATGATCCTCGTTTTTGAGATTCCTATTTTTGAACGCCTTCATGAATTATTGCTGCACGAAGAGAAGTCTATTATGCTTACATGGTCAAAACGTTTGAGAATATGCCTTGATATTGCATATGGATTAAAGTACTTACATTATGAGAAGGAAGACCAAAAGATGATATCACATTCTGGTAATATGAGCACTGCATTAGGTATGAGCATTACAGTTGGTAATATGAGCCTTTCAGTTGTTGTAGATGAGAATTTTGGGGCAAAGATTTTTGATTTTAGCTACTCTAAATTTCTTCGACCGAATCGAAATGACTTTTATTTCGATCAAGACTTTCTCAATAAGACCTGCAATGATTTTTTGGGGACGGGTAAATCTGATAGAGAAACAGATGTATATTGTTTCGGAGGATTTTTGTTTAAGATTTCATGTGGGAAGTTTGGCGTTGATAAATTGCCCATTATGAGTGACGAAGTAGAACCGGCACCCGTGGCCCGAAAATGCTTCTACAATGGAATACTGAAGGAAATGATAGACCCTTTAATAATGGAAGAACGATGTGATAACAATTTTAGCCTGTTTAGTGGACCTAACGAAAATTCTCTTGATGCATTCATGAAAATTGCAGTTGCGTGTACAGATTCCACTCCAGAGAAACGTCCAACAATGAAAGTTGTTGTAGCGAAGCTCGAGAAAGCGTTAGCATATCAG GAAAACCATAAAGACCCCCTATGGATTTCACTTGAAGATGTTAAGTCAGCCACTGGAAACTTCCATGATAAACATTGTGTCGGCCAAGGAGGGTTTGGGAAGGTTTATAAAGGAAAACTTCCACAGGGTGATCATACAATTGTTGCAAAGCTACTGGACATACGTGGTGGTCAAGGGGAGAAACAATTCCTGAATGAGCTTCATATTCTTTCTGAGTATAAGCACAAAAACATCATTAGTCTTGTAGGATATTGTGTCAAAAACGATGCAAAAATTATTGTGTATGAGTATGCATCAAGAGGAAGTCTTGATAGGTACTTGAATGATATTCGTCTTACTTGGACGGCACGACTTAACATATGTATTGATGTTGCAACCGCATTGGATTTCCTTCACAGAGGAGTCGGAAAACAAGCAACTGTGATACATAGGGACATCAAAACAGATAACATTCTGCTAAATGATGAATGGCATGCAAAACTTGCTGATTTTGGGCTTTCTTTAATAAGTGCAATAGGTAAGGAAACTGACTACGTCATCGATCATGCGTGCGGCACAGAGGGCTATGTGGATCCACTTTACTTGAAATCACGTTTCTTAACCAAAGAGTCTGATATATATTCGTTTGGTGTCGTTTTATTTGAGATCTTATGTGGAAGATCAACATTTATGATCCGGAAACACGAAGGTGTGTATCTTCCCGTTTTCATTAAAGACAAATTTGAAAAAGGACTTCAAGATGACGTTGTCTTTGAGGATATAAAAGCACAAATCAATCCGGAAGCATTGAATGTATTTCAGATGATTGCCTACAAGTGCTTAAATGAGAAAAGAGAAGAACGACCGAAAGCAAAAGAAGTCGTGGAACAACTTAAGAAAGCAATGGAATTACAA ATGTCGAGAGGTAATCgagcttcttcttcttcaactgATATATCTAATTTTCTTGCAAGATTGAAACTCGAATGA